The Verrucomicrobiia bacterium genome window below encodes:
- a CDS encoding DUF1501 domain-containing protein: MNTNTSANTGWNFSRRAMLKGLWSGFGYMAFAGLTAKAADAAMKAGPLDPKQPHFKPTAKHVIFLCMSGGPSHVDTFDYKPFLQQNDGKTVKAPGRGGQAKLLASPWKFSQHGKSGLWISELFPETAKHADDMCLIRSMQTDLPAHPQAFMQMHTGSFQFVRPSLGAWTLYGLGTENENLPGFITLNPPLNNGGAQNYGSSFLPAIYQGTRIGAEGPRLGAQRSGLEMESKVANISNSKLSNGGQRAQLDFIQSLNRERLAKDQVNPQVEGVIESYELAFRMQSEVPQVMDLSKETEATKKMYGIGEGDTDRFGKQCLLARRMVEAGVRFVEVGSGGWDQHRDLKNDHAQNAGSVDKAIAALLTDLKQRGLLKDTLVIWGGEFGRTPFAQNNDGRDHNNKGFTIWMAGGGAKAGFSYGQTDEYGAEAVENKVHIHDFHATILHMLGLDHEKLTYRYAGRDFRLTDVKGDVVKGILS; this comes from the coding sequence ATGAACACCAATACTTCTGCCAATACGGGTTGGAACTTCTCGCGCCGCGCGATGCTGAAAGGCTTGTGGTCGGGCTTCGGCTACATGGCGTTCGCCGGGCTCACGGCCAAGGCGGCGGATGCAGCGATGAAAGCGGGGCCGCTTGATCCGAAGCAGCCGCACTTCAAACCCACGGCCAAGCATGTGATCTTCCTGTGCATGAGCGGCGGGCCATCGCACGTGGACACGTTTGATTACAAACCGTTCCTGCAACAAAACGATGGCAAGACGGTGAAAGCGCCGGGGCGTGGTGGTCAGGCGAAGCTGCTGGCGTCACCATGGAAATTCTCCCAGCACGGCAAGAGCGGATTATGGATCTCAGAACTGTTTCCGGAAACGGCGAAGCATGCGGATGACATGTGCCTCATCCGATCCATGCAGACGGATCTGCCCGCACACCCGCAGGCGTTCATGCAGATGCACACGGGGAGTTTTCAGTTCGTGCGGCCTTCACTGGGTGCGTGGACGCTCTACGGGCTGGGCACAGAGAATGAGAATCTGCCGGGCTTCATCACGTTGAATCCGCCGCTGAACAATGGTGGGGCGCAGAATTACGGCAGTTCGTTTTTACCAGCGATCTATCAGGGCACACGCATCGGAGCGGAAGGTCCGCGACTAGGCGCTCAACGGAGTGGCTTGGAGATGGAATCGAAAGTGGCGAACATCTCGAACAGCAAGCTCTCGAATGGCGGGCAGCGAGCGCAACTGGATTTCATCCAATCGCTGAACCGCGAACGGCTCGCGAAGGATCAGGTGAATCCGCAGGTGGAAGGTGTGATCGAATCTTACGAGCTCGCCTTCCGCATGCAGAGCGAAGTGCCGCAGGTGATGGACCTGAGCAAAGAAACAGAAGCGACCAAGAAGATGTATGGCATCGGCGAGGGCGATACGGATCGCTTTGGCAAACAATGCTTGCTGGCGCGGCGTATGGTGGAGGCGGGTGTGCGTTTCGTGGAGGTGGGTTCCGGCGGGTGGGATCAGCATCGCGACTTGAAGAATGATCACGCGCAGAATGCGGGTAGCGTGGACAAGGCGATTGCGGCGTTGCTCACGGACTTGAAGCAGCGTGGGTTATTGAAAGATACGCTGGTGATCTGGGGCGGCGAGTTCGGTCGCACGCCGTTCGCGCAGAACAATGACGGGCGCGATCATAACAACAAGGGTTTCACGATCTGGATGGCCGGTGGCGGTGCGAAGGCTGGTTTCTCCTACGGTCAGACGGATGAATACGGTGCGGAGGCGGTGGAGAACAAGGTGCATATCCATGATTTCCACGCGACGATCCTGCACATGCTGGGGCTGGATCACGAGAAGCTGACGTATCGGTATGCGGGGCGGGATTTCCGGCTGACGGATGTGAAGGGGGATGTGGTAAAGGGGATATTAAGTTGA
- a CDS encoding amidohydrolase, whose amino-acid sequence MNTRFALLLALGLTLTLQGLQAQPAADLKQKVTTKVAAETADLVKLYQHLHANPELSFQEEKTAQRIAEELKKAGFEVTTKVGGHGVVGVLKNGSGPTLMLRTDLDALPVPEQTGLPYASKVKTVDPDGKEVPVMHACGHDVHMTSFIGTARVMSALKDQWKGTLVVIGQPAEEKGGGARAMLKDGLFKRFPKPEKVVALHVASDMAVGTVGYVPGFALANVDSVDITIRGVGGHGAYPHGAKDPIVLAAQTVIALQTIVSREISPTESAVVTVGSIHGGTKHNIIPDEVTLQLTLRSYTDQVRAQTIAAIKRITENLAKAAGVPEDRMPIVKFSDEYTPACYNDPALTRRLAGVVDQWLGKGAAIERQPVMGGEDFSEYGRTEDKIPISMLWLGVVNPEVVKKSMQEKKALPTIHSPFFAPAAEPSIKSGVTAMSGMLLDLFNNK is encoded by the coding sequence ATGAACACCCGTTTTGCTTTGTTGCTGGCTCTGGGACTCACGCTGACGCTGCAAGGGCTTCAGGCGCAGCCTGCTGCGGATTTGAAACAGAAGGTGACGACGAAGGTTGCGGCGGAAACGGCGGACTTGGTGAAGCTTTATCAGCATCTGCATGCAAATCCGGAGTTGTCATTCCAAGAGGAGAAGACCGCGCAGAGAATCGCGGAGGAGTTGAAGAAGGCGGGCTTCGAGGTGACGACCAAAGTGGGCGGGCATGGCGTGGTGGGTGTGCTGAAGAATGGCAGCGGGCCGACGCTCATGCTCCGCACGGACTTGGATGCCTTGCCGGTGCCGGAACAAACGGGTCTGCCGTATGCGAGCAAGGTGAAGACGGTCGATCCCGATGGCAAAGAGGTGCCGGTGATGCATGCGTGTGGGCATGATGTGCATATGACTTCCTTCATCGGCACAGCACGGGTGATGAGCGCATTGAAAGATCAGTGGAAGGGGACGCTGGTGGTCATCGGCCAGCCCGCTGAGGAGAAAGGCGGTGGTGCGCGAGCGATGTTGAAGGATGGTCTTTTCAAACGCTTCCCGAAGCCGGAGAAGGTCGTGGCGTTGCACGTCGCTTCCGACATGGCGGTGGGCACGGTGGGTTATGTGCCGGGCTTTGCGCTGGCGAATGTGGATTCTGTGGACATCACGATCCGTGGTGTGGGCGGGCATGGAGCTTACCCGCACGGGGCGAAAGATCCCATTGTGCTCGCGGCGCAGACGGTGATTGCCTTGCAAACAATCGTGAGCCGGGAGATTTCGCCGACGGAATCTGCGGTGGTCACGGTGGGTTCCATCCACGGCGGTACGAAGCATAACATCATCCCGGATGAAGTGACGCTGCAACTGACGTTGCGCTCCTATACAGATCAGGTGCGCGCGCAGACGATCGCAGCGATCAAGCGCATCACGGAAAACTTGGCGAAGGCGGCGGGTGTGCCGGAGGACCGGATGCCGATCGTGAAGTTCAGCGATGAATATACGCCGGCTTGTTACAATGATCCGGCGCTTACGCGGCGTCTCGCGGGTGTGGTGGATCAGTGGCTCGGCAAGGGAGCGGCGATTGAGCGGCAGCCGGTGATGGGTGGGGAGGATTTCTCGGAGTATGGTCGCACGGAGGACAAGATACCGATCAGCATGTTGTGGCTGGGTGTGGTGAATCCGGAGGTGGTGAAGAAATCCATGCAGGAGAAGAAGGCGTTGCCAACGATCCATTCGCCGTTCTTCGCACCGGCGGCGGAGCCGAGCATCAAATCGGGCGTGACGGCGATGAGTGGGATGTTGTTGGATTTGTTTAATAATAAGTAG
- a CDS encoding SGNH/GDSL hydrolase family protein, which produces MKRISLLLVASVFCLGLSPIKPVSATAVKVTGDWEIEVTPPDNVKIKPTAIKVEPNTLFTVKAQKYASLPVYKTTGGGWARGVQLTPLKAQETTTPFLLVTNSFVLRAGAEESSETFVRGKDYEIDLVWGTIGRLTNGVIKDGQAVYASYQHSLLRLDAVVLTGGNKIEYRAGKPLAAAPLPPELKNGESRLANVWLPGHVTKLSADNLFPILENTYPEAKKASPTIAEQRVPKALKKLQSGEPIRILAWGDSVTVGTYVPDYQKNRWQNQFVTRLQERFPKSKIELITEAWGGRNTSSYLNEPPGSEHNYKEKVLAVKPDLIVSEFVNDAGLTVKQVEERYGKLLGDFKEIGAEWIILTPHYTRPDWMGLNRERDIDEDPRAYVKGLREFTAKNNVALADASLRYGRLWRQGIPHSTIMLNSINHPDARGMKLFADALMELFP; this is translated from the coding sequence ATGAAACGTATTTCTCTTTTATTGGTTGCGAGTGTGTTTTGCCTGGGGTTGTCGCCGATCAAGCCGGTCAGTGCGACGGCGGTGAAGGTCACGGGGGATTGGGAGATCGAGGTGACGCCGCCGGATAATGTGAAGATCAAGCCGACCGCGATCAAGGTGGAGCCGAACACGCTCTTCACGGTGAAGGCGCAGAAGTATGCGTCTCTGCCGGTGTATAAGACGACGGGTGGTGGCTGGGCGCGGGGTGTGCAACTGACGCCGCTGAAAGCGCAGGAGACGACGACTCCGTTCCTCTTAGTGACGAACAGCTTTGTGCTGCGTGCGGGCGCGGAAGAGTCCTCGGAGACATTCGTGCGGGGGAAGGATTATGAGATCGACCTGGTTTGGGGAACGATCGGGCGGTTGACGAATGGGGTGATCAAGGATGGGCAGGCGGTTTATGCGAGTTATCAGCACAGTCTTTTGCGCTTGGATGCGGTGGTGCTGACGGGTGGAAACAAGATCGAGTATCGCGCGGGCAAACCGCTGGCGGCGGCGCCGTTGCCACCGGAGTTGAAGAATGGGGAAAGCCGGTTGGCGAATGTGTGGTTGCCGGGTCATGTGACCAAACTTTCGGCGGACAATCTCTTTCCGATCTTGGAGAACACTTATCCGGAGGCCAAGAAAGCTTCACCGACGATCGCGGAGCAGCGCGTGCCAAAGGCTCTCAAGAAATTGCAGAGCGGCGAGCCGATCCGTATTCTCGCGTGGGGCGATAGCGTGACTGTGGGCACGTATGTGCCGGACTATCAGAAGAACCGTTGGCAGAACCAGTTCGTGACGCGTTTGCAGGAGCGTTTTCCAAAATCGAAGATCGAGCTGATCACGGAGGCTTGGGGTGGTCGCAATACAAGCAGCTATCTCAATGAACCTCCGGGCAGTGAGCATAACTACAAGGAGAAGGTGCTGGCGGTGAAGCCCGACTTGATCGTGTCCGAGTTCGTGAATGATGCGGGGCTCACGGTGAAGCAGGTGGAGGAGCGGTATGGGAAATTGCTCGGAGATTTCAAAGAGATCGGTGCGGAGTGGATCATCCTCACGCCACATTACACGCGTCCGGATTGGATGGGGCTGAATCGTGAACGGGACATCGATGAGGATCCGCGCGCGTATGTGAAGGGGTTACGCGAGTTCACGGCGAAGAACAATGTGGCGCTGGCGGATGCGTCATTGCGCTATGGTCGCTTGTGGCGTCAGGGCATACCGCACAGCACGATCATGCTGAACTCGATCAATCACCCGGATGCGCGGGGGATGAAGCTGTTTGCGGATGCGTTGATGGAGTTGTTTCCGTGA
- the aroB gene encoding 3-dehydroquinate synthase, with protein sequence MRTVHVALGSRSYDILIGRDLLVRLGRECRKLSLGKRCAVIADSNTAPLFADMAMKSLTATGFEPVLITMPAGERSKNLKVVEQCYAQMAAHRLERKSFIVALGGGVVGDLAGFVAATYLRGMAFVQVPTTLLAQVDSSVGGKTGVNLKAGKNLVGAFHQPKLVLCDQDTLKTLPEREFKAGLAEVIKYGIIYDAKFFARLEKDLAKLLQRDNAALTYAVARSCEVKAEVVSQDETETGLRAILNFGHTIGHGLEAISSYGKYLHGEAISIGQVAAAHLSAHLSGLSVPEVERIATLFARSGLPISVKLTAAQRKALFAAMKLDKKVSGGEIKFVLAKKIGGIVWGQSVADAVVNEVLDEIED encoded by the coding sequence ATGCGTACGGTTCATGTGGCGTTAGGCAGCCGGAGTTATGACATCCTGATTGGTCGCGATCTGCTCGTCCGTTTGGGGCGGGAGTGTCGCAAACTTTCCTTGGGCAAGCGTTGCGCGGTGATCGCGGACAGCAACACGGCACCGCTCTTTGCGGATATGGCCATGAAATCTCTCACGGCAACGGGCTTCGAGCCGGTGCTCATCACGATGCCTGCCGGTGAGCGGTCCAAGAATTTGAAGGTGGTGGAGCAATGCTACGCGCAGATGGCGGCGCATCGGTTGGAGCGGAAATCCTTCATCGTCGCGCTCGGTGGTGGTGTGGTGGGCGATCTCGCGGGATTCGTGGCAGCGACTTACTTGCGCGGTATGGCCTTCGTGCAAGTGCCCACGACTTTGCTCGCGCAGGTGGATAGTTCTGTGGGCGGCAAGACGGGCGTGAATCTCAAGGCAGGCAAGAATCTGGTAGGCGCGTTCCATCAACCCAAGCTGGTGCTGTGCGATCAGGATACGTTGAAGACGCTGCCCGAGCGCGAGTTCAAGGCAGGCCTCGCGGAGGTGATCAAATACGGCATCATCTATGATGCGAAGTTCTTCGCGCGTTTGGAGAAGGATTTGGCGAAGTTGTTGCAACGGGACAATGCCGCGCTCACTTATGCCGTCGCCCGCTCTTGCGAAGTGAAAGCGGAGGTGGTGAGCCAGGATGAAACCGAGACGGGCTTGCGCGCCATCTTGAATTTCGGTCATACGATCGGGCATGGATTGGAAGCGATTTCGTCTTACGGGAAGTATTTGCACGGTGAGGCAATCTCGATCGGGCAAGTGGCGGCTGCACATCTTTCGGCGCATCTTAGCGGGTTGAGCGTTCCCGAAGTGGAACGAATCGCGACGTTGTTCGCTCGGTCTGGCCTGCCCATCTCGGTGAAACTGACGGCGGCGCAGCGCAAAGCTCTTTTCGCCGCGATGAAGCTGGATAAGAAGGTGAGCGGTGGGGAGATCAAGTTTGTGCTGGCGAAGAAGATCGGCGGGATCGTGTGGGGGCAGAGTGTGGCGGATGCGGTGGTGAATGAGGTGTTGGATGAGATTGAGGACTGA